One region of Pseudomonas sp. B21-040 genomic DNA includes:
- a CDS encoding class I SAM-dependent methyltransferase, translating to MNPDALATLHAHLLTALATPPAETRRLFHGRGRRWPGLEQLTVDWLQGVVLVALFKEPEASQLEDLKQRLMLITQSPEWQQSGAHTLLLQHRYLLQSTTEWLLGDVIDEMTITEGGLRYRVDLGRKQNTGLFLDMRYGRDWVRANADGKRVLNLFAYTCGFSVAAIEGGAEHVVNLDMSSPALSRGRDNHRLNGHDLSKVSFLGHDLFKSWGKVIGKGPYDLVIIDPPSFQKGSFLLTKDYQRVLRRLPELLGPQGTVLACMNDPAFGPDFLIDGVMREAPSLRFEQRLDNPPEFPDADEACGLKALVFKLGE from the coding sequence ATGAACCCAGACGCGCTCGCCACCCTCCACGCCCATTTGCTGACGGCCCTGGCAACGCCCCCCGCAGAAACCCGCCGTTTGTTCCACGGCCGTGGCCGCCGCTGGCCGGGCCTGGAGCAGTTGACCGTCGACTGGCTTCAGGGCGTGGTGCTGGTCGCCCTGTTCAAAGAGCCGGAAGCGTCGCAGCTCGAAGACTTGAAACAACGCCTGATGCTGATCACGCAGTCGCCCGAGTGGCAGCAATCCGGCGCGCATACCTTGTTGCTGCAACATCGCTACCTGCTGCAAAGCACCACCGAGTGGCTGCTGGGGGACGTGATCGATGAAATGACCATCACCGAGGGTGGCTTGCGTTACCGTGTGGACCTGGGGCGCAAACAGAACACCGGCCTGTTTCTCGACATGCGCTACGGCCGCGACTGGGTGCGGGCCAATGCCGACGGCAAGCGTGTGTTGAACCTGTTTGCCTACACCTGCGGTTTTTCGGTCGCGGCCATCGAGGGCGGCGCCGAGCACGTGGTCAATCTGGACATGTCCAGCCCGGCCTTGAGCCGTGGGCGCGACAATCACCGGCTCAACGGGCACGATTTGAGCAAGGTCAGCTTTCTCGGCCACGACCTGTTCAAGTCCTGGGGCAAGGTGATTGGCAAAGGTCCGTATGACCTGGTGATCATCGACCCGCCGTCCTTTCAGAAAGGCAGTTTTTTGCTGACCAAGGATTACCAGCGCGTATTGCGCCGCTTGCCGGAGCTGCTCGGCCCGCAGGGCACGGTGCTGGCCTGCATGAACGACCCGGCGTTCGGCCCGGACTTCCTCATCGATGGCGTCATGCGGGAAGCGCCGAGCCTGCGTTTTGAACAGCGGCTGGACAATCCACCGGAATTTCCGGATGCCGATGAGGCCTGCGGATTGAAGGCGTTGGTGTTCAAGTTGGGCGAGTAA